In Streptomyces capitiformicae, one genomic interval encodes:
- a CDS encoding Mov34/MPN/PAD-1 family protein, whose protein sequence is MLTITQALVDQIVAHARKDHPDEACGVIAGPAGSDRPERFIPMLNAAMSPTFYEFDSGDLLKLYREMDDRDEEPVVIYHSHTATQAYPSRTDISYANEPGAHYVLVSTADTDGLGDFQFRSYRIVEGEVTEEEVKIVEAY, encoded by the coding sequence ATGCTGACCATCACCCAGGCCCTCGTCGACCAGATCGTCGCCCACGCGCGCAAGGACCACCCCGACGAGGCGTGCGGCGTCATCGCCGGCCCGGCTGGCTCGGACCGCCCCGAGCGCTTCATCCCGATGCTGAACGCGGCCATGTCGCCCACGTTCTACGAGTTCGACTCGGGCGACCTGCTCAAGCTCTACCGGGAGATGGACGACCGCGACGAGGAGCCGGTGGTCATCTACCACTCCCACACCGCCACCCAGGCCTACCCCTCCCGCACCGACATCTCCTACGCCAACGAGCCCGGCGCCCACTACGTCCTCGTCTCGACCGCCGACACCGACGGCCTCGGCGACTTCCAGTTCCGCTCGTACCGCATCGTCGAGGGCGAGGTGACGGAGGAGGAGGTGAAGATCGTGGAGGCGTACTGA
- a CDS encoding type II toxin-antitoxin system PemK/MazF family toxin, protein MDTSWWLGLAAVVLLALVAALVDGWGRGHSRRRPGGRRTRPPGRAEGVGAGRVVPRPRPAEIWWASVPFEDGPGVKDRPCLVLAVRGDRARVAKITSKYRDERGGVIPLPPGVVGDARGRPSFLETGELRDVPVWDFRRKAGVVDPVLWDQVRHLSR, encoded by the coding sequence ATGGACACGTCCTGGTGGTTGGGGCTCGCGGCGGTGGTGTTGCTGGCGTTGGTCGCGGCGCTTGTCGACGGGTGGGGTCGGGGGCACTCGCGGCGGCGGCCTGGCGGGCGGCGTACTCGGCCGCCGGGGCGGGCCGAGGGGGTGGGCGCGGGGCGGGTTGTGCCGCGGCCTCGGCCCGCGGAGATCTGGTGGGCGAGTGTGCCGTTCGAGGATGGGCCGGGGGTCAAGGATCGGCCCTGTCTTGTGCTGGCGGTTCGGGGGGATCGGGCTCGGGTCGCGAAGATCACCAGTAAGTACCGGGATGAGCGGGGTGGGGTGATTCCGTTGCCGCCGGGGGTGGTGGGGGATGCGCGGGGGCGGCCCAGCTTTCTGGAGACCGGGGAGCTGCGGGATGTGCCGGTGTGGGATTTTCGGCGTAAGGCGGGGGTGGTGGATCCGGTGCTTTGGGATCAGGTGCGGCATCTGTCCCGCTGA
- a CDS encoding amino acid permease, translating into MTSAQVSKNGDDAVQGDAPEEGYERGLGSRQVQMIAIGGAIGVGLFLGAGANIAKAGPSLIFMYALAGVIIFFIMRALGELLLYRPVSGSFAEYSREFLGPFFGYFTGWTYWLMWVVTGMAELTAAAIYVNYWWPEIPRWVTALVFLVVLFGANLISVKLFGEIEFWFSMVKVTALLGMIVIGLGVLTFGFSSAGDTAAVSNLWAFDGFFPKGIGSSLMTLQGVMFAYLAVELVGVTAGESENPEKTLPKAINTLPWRIALFYVGALTVILCVVKWTEFGPGVSPFVAAFAKIGIPAGAGIVNFVVLTAALSSCNSGMYSTGRMLRTLADNGEAPRVFSKLSSTKTPAFGITVSVLFMGIGVILNYIVPEKAFGYVVSVATAAGIWTWLMILISHVLYRRAVDAGRLPASSFPAPGGAKCSWVAIVFLLFVTGLIAYDADSRVCLYVMAGWAAALGVGWAVLKARNPEVTERRDPELEKIG; encoded by the coding sequence ATGACCTCCGCTCAGGTCAGCAAGAACGGCGACGACGCCGTGCAGGGAGACGCCCCCGAAGAGGGGTACGAGCGCGGGCTCGGCAGTCGCCAGGTCCAGATGATCGCGATCGGCGGCGCCATCGGCGTCGGCCTCTTCCTGGGAGCCGGGGCGAACATCGCCAAGGCCGGCCCCAGCCTGATCTTCATGTACGCCCTCGCCGGCGTCATCATCTTCTTCATCATGCGAGCGCTCGGCGAGCTGCTCCTGTACCGCCCGGTCTCGGGTTCCTTCGCGGAGTACAGCCGCGAGTTCCTCGGCCCGTTCTTCGGCTACTTCACCGGCTGGACGTACTGGCTGATGTGGGTCGTCACCGGCATGGCCGAACTCACGGCGGCCGCGATCTACGTCAACTACTGGTGGCCGGAGATCCCGCGGTGGGTCACCGCCCTGGTCTTCCTGGTGGTCCTCTTCGGCGCCAACCTGATCTCGGTGAAGCTCTTCGGCGAGATCGAGTTCTGGTTCTCGATGGTCAAGGTCACCGCTCTGCTCGGCATGATCGTGATCGGCCTCGGCGTCCTCACCTTCGGTTTCAGCTCCGCCGGTGACACGGCCGCCGTCTCCAACCTCTGGGCCTTCGACGGCTTCTTCCCCAAGGGCATCGGCTCGTCCCTGATGACCCTCCAGGGCGTGATGTTCGCCTACCTCGCCGTCGAGCTGGTCGGTGTCACCGCCGGCGAGTCCGAGAACCCGGAGAAGACCCTCCCCAAGGCGATCAACACCCTGCCCTGGCGTATCGCGCTCTTCTACGTCGGTGCCCTCACCGTCATCCTGTGCGTGGTGAAGTGGACCGAGTTCGGGCCCGGCGTGAGCCCCTTCGTCGCCGCCTTCGCCAAGATCGGCATCCCGGCGGGCGCCGGCATCGTCAACTTCGTCGTGCTGACGGCGGCCCTGTCCTCCTGCAACTCGGGCATGTACTCCACCGGCCGTATGCTCCGCACCCTCGCGGACAACGGCGAGGCCCCGCGCGTCTTCAGCAAGCTGTCGTCGACGAAGACCCCGGCGTTCGGTATCACCGTCTCCGTGCTCTTCATGGGCATCGGCGTGATCCTGAACTACATCGTCCCGGAGAAGGCCTTCGGCTACGTCGTCTCCGTCGCCACCGCGGCCGGCATCTGGACCTGGCTGATGATCCTGATCAGCCACGTTCTCTACCGCCGCGCGGTCGACGCCGGCCGCCTGCCCGCCTCGTCCTTCCCGGCCCCGGGCGGCGCGAAGTGCAGCTGGGTCGCCATCGTCTTCCTGCTCTTCGTCACCGGCCTCATCGCGTACGACGCCGACTCCCGCGTCTGCCTGTACGTCATGGCCGGCTGGGCGGCGGCCCTCGGCGTCGGCTGGGCCGTACTGAAGGCACGCAACCCGGAGGTCACCGAGCGCCGCGACCCGGAGCTCGAGAAGATCGGCTGA
- a CDS encoding isochorismatase family protein, which produces MRRALIVVDVQNDFCEGGSLAVAGGADVAAAITELIGQAAGPGYQHVVATRDHHIAPGGHFSDNPDYVHSWPAHCVAGTEGVGFHPNFAPAIASGAVDAVFDKGAYAAAYSGFEGADENGVTLAAWLRARDITEVDVVGIATDHCVRATALDAAREGFHTHVLLDLTAGVAEETTEKALEELREAGVELSGKPVV; this is translated from the coding sequence ATGCGCCGCGCCTTGATCGTCGTTGACGTGCAGAACGACTTCTGCGAGGGGGGCAGCCTCGCCGTGGCCGGCGGTGCCGATGTGGCCGCCGCCATCACCGAGCTGATCGGCCAGGCGGCCGGCCCCGGCTACCAGCACGTGGTGGCCACCCGCGACCACCACATCGCCCCCGGTGGCCACTTCTCCGACAACCCCGACTACGTCCACTCCTGGCCCGCGCACTGCGTAGCCGGTACCGAGGGGGTCGGGTTCCACCCCAACTTCGCTCCCGCGATCGCCTCCGGCGCGGTGGACGCCGTGTTCGACAAGGGCGCGTACGCCGCCGCGTACAGCGGTTTCGAGGGTGCCGACGAGAACGGGGTGACCCTCGCCGCCTGGCTCCGCGCCCGCGACATCACCGAGGTCGACGTGGTCGGCATCGCCACGGACCACTGCGTGCGCGCCACCGCCCTGGACGCCGCGCGGGAGGGCTTCCACACCCACGTCCTGCTGGACCTGACCGCCGGCGTCGCCGAGGAGACCACGGAGAAGGCCCTGGAGGAGCTGCGCGAGGCGGGCGTGGAGCTCTCGGGCAAGCCGGTGGTGTAG
- a CDS encoding putative leader peptide, whose protein sequence is MVFDDVSEKTPGALLVARLHVDLCRLASAIC, encoded by the coding sequence ATGGTTTTTGACGACGTGAGCGAGAAGACGCCGGGCGCACTGCTCGTGGCGCGGCTGCACGTCGACCTGTGCAGGCTTGCCAGCGCCATCTGTTGA
- a CDS encoding nicotinate phosphoribosyltransferase, whose translation MNTADLGLPVDVPSTALFTDHYELTMLQAALKAGTAERHSVFEVFTRRLPEGRRYGVVAGTGRVLDAVENFRFDPGVLGFLRERSIVNAETLDWLAGYRFSGDVWGYQEGEVYFPGSPIMRIEGTFAECVLLETVILSILNHDSAIAAAASRMSSAAGERPLIEMGARRTHELAAVAASRAAYVGGFTSTSDLAAGFRYGIPTVGTSAHAFTLLHDRERDAFQAQVDSLGRNTTLLVDTYDVAEAVRTALEITGPELGAVRIDSGDLLLVAHRVRQQLDELGARDTRIIVTSDLDEYAIASLAAAPVDAYGVGTQLVTGSGHPTCSMVYKLVARAESADPTAPLVPVAKKSSGGKTSIGGRKWAARRLDEQGVAEAEVVGTGPVPEELQDRQLLVPLIENGRVLAREPLDVVRERHVAARAGLPLSATQLSRGEPVIPTEYVTEYV comes from the coding sequence ATGAACACAGCGGACCTTGGTTTGCCGGTGGATGTCCCTTCGACCGCGCTCTTCACGGACCACTACGAACTCACGATGCTGCAGGCCGCCCTGAAGGCGGGCACGGCCGAGCGGCACTCGGTGTTCGAGGTCTTCACCCGGCGGTTGCCGGAGGGGCGGCGGTACGGCGTGGTGGCGGGCACCGGGCGGGTGCTGGACGCGGTGGAGAACTTCCGCTTCGACCCGGGCGTCCTCGGCTTCCTGCGCGAGCGCTCCATCGTGAACGCGGAGACCCTCGACTGGCTCGCCGGCTATCGCTTCAGTGGTGACGTGTGGGGCTATCAGGAGGGCGAGGTGTACTTCCCGGGCTCCCCGATCATGCGCATCGAGGGCACCTTCGCCGAATGCGTGCTCCTGGAGACCGTGATCCTCTCCATCCTCAACCACGACTCGGCGATCGCCGCCGCGGCCTCCCGGATGTCGAGCGCCGCCGGGGAGCGCCCGCTGATCGAGATGGGCGCCCGGCGCACCCACGAACTGGCCGCCGTGGCCGCCTCCCGCGCCGCGTACGTCGGCGGCTTCACCTCCACCTCGGACCTGGCCGCCGGCTTCCGGTACGGCATACCGACCGTGGGCACCAGCGCCCACGCCTTCACCCTCCTCCACGACCGCGAGCGGGACGCCTTCCAGGCCCAGGTCGACTCGCTGGGCCGGAACACCACGCTGCTGGTCGACACGTACGACGTCGCCGAGGCCGTCCGCACGGCCCTGGAGATCACCGGGCCCGAGCTCGGGGCCGTGCGCATCGACTCCGGGGACCTGCTCCTCGTCGCGCACCGGGTCCGGCAGCAGCTGGACGAGCTGGGGGCGAGGGACACGCGGATCATCGTGACGTCCGACCTGGACGAGTACGCGATCGCCTCGCTGGCGGCGGCGCCGGTGGACGCGTACGGGGTGGGTACACAGCTGGTGACCGGCTCCGGGCACCCGACCTGCTCGATGGTCTACAAGCTGGTGGCCCGCGCGGAGTCCGCCGACCCGACGGCTCCCCTCGTGCCCGTGGCGAAGAAGTCCAGCGGCGGCAAGACGTCCATCGGCGGGCGCAAGTGGGCGGCGCGGCGGCTGGACGAGCAAGGGGTCGCGGAGGCCGAGGTGGTCGGCACCGGGCCGGTCCCCGAGGAGCTCCAGGACCGGCAACTGCTGGTCCCGCTGATCGAGAACGGCCGGGTCCTGGCCCGGGAGCCGCTGGACGTCGTACGCGAACGGCACGTCGCCGCCCGAGCGGGGCTGCCGCTGTCGGCGACGCAGCTGTCGCGCGGGGAGCCGGTCATACCGACGGAGTACGTCACGGAGTACGTCTGA
- a CDS encoding PLP-dependent cysteine synthase family protein — protein MRYDSPLAAVGNTPLVRLPRLSPSADVRIWAKLEDRNPTGSVKDRPALHMIEQAEKDGRLTPGCTILEPTSGNTGISLAMAAKLKGYRMVCVMPENTSQERRDLLGMWGAEIISSPAAGGSNTAVRVAKELSAEHPDWVMLYQYGNPDNAGAHYATTGPEILADLPSITHFVAGLGTTGTLMGVGRYLRENKPDVKIVAAEPRYDDLVYGLRNLDEGFVPELYDASVLTTRFSVGSADAVTRTRELLQQEGIFAGVSTGAALHAAIGVGKKAVKAGEPADIVFVVADGGWKYLSTGVYTAATTEEAIETLQGQLWA, from the coding sequence ATGCGCTACGACTCCCCGTTGGCCGCGGTGGGCAACACCCCTCTGGTGCGCCTGCCGCGGCTGTCGCCGTCCGCCGACGTCCGCATCTGGGCGAAACTGGAGGACCGCAACCCCACCGGTTCGGTCAAGGACCGCCCCGCCCTGCACATGATCGAACAGGCGGAGAAGGACGGCCGCCTGACCCCCGGCTGCACGATCCTGGAACCCACCTCCGGCAACACCGGCATCTCCCTCGCGATGGCGGCCAAGCTCAAGGGCTACCGCATGGTCTGCGTCATGCCCGAGAACACCTCCCAGGAGCGCCGCGACCTGCTCGGCATGTGGGGCGCCGAGATCATCTCCTCCCCGGCGGCGGGCGGCTCCAACACGGCCGTACGGGTCGCCAAGGAGCTCTCGGCCGAGCATCCCGACTGGGTGATGCTCTACCAGTACGGCAACCCCGACAACGCGGGCGCCCACTACGCCACCACCGGCCCCGAGATCCTTGCCGACCTCCCCTCCATCACCCACTTCGTGGCAGGCCTGGGCACCACCGGCACGCTCATGGGTGTGGGCCGCTACCTCCGCGAGAACAAGCCCGACGTCAAGATCGTCGCCGCCGAACCCCGCTACGACGACCTCGTCTACGGCCTCCGCAACCTCGACGAGGGCTTCGTGCCCGAGCTCTACGACGCCTCGGTCCTCACCACCCGCTTCTCGGTCGGCTCGGCCGACGCGGTCACCCGTACGCGAGAGCTGCTCCAACAGGAAGGCATCTTCGCCGGCGTCTCCACCGGCGCCGCCCTCCACGCCGCGATCGGCGTGGGCAAGAAGGCCGTGAAGGCGGGCGAGCCCGCCGACATCGTCTTCGTGGTCGCAGACGGCGGCTGGAAGTACCTCTCAACGGGCGTCTACACCGCCGCGACAACAGAAGAAGCCATCGAAACACTCCAGGGCCAGCTCTGGGCGTAG
- the clpS gene encoding ATP-dependent Clp protease adapter ClpS, which produces MGRVTAAAPMEIEKTESAEEVFAVPEPDVPWVTIVHNDPVNLMSYVTYVFQAYFGYSKDKATKLMLDVHHKGRAVVSSGTREEMERDVQAMHGYGLWATLQQDRK; this is translated from the coding sequence ATGGGGCGTGTGACGGCAGCCGCACCCATGGAGATCGAGAAGACCGAGTCGGCGGAGGAGGTCTTCGCCGTACCCGAGCCTGACGTGCCGTGGGTGACGATCGTCCACAACGACCCGGTGAACCTCATGAGCTACGTGACCTATGTCTTCCAGGCGTATTTCGGGTACTCGAAGGACAAGGCCACCAAGCTGATGCTCGACGTCCACCACAAGGGCCGCGCCGTCGTCTCCAGCGGAACACGCGAGGAGATGGAACGCGACGTACAGGCCATGCACGGCTACGGTCTGTGGGCCACCCTCCAGCAGGACCGGAAGTAG
- a CDS encoding MoaD/ThiS family protein: protein MAIEVRIPTILRQYTDGQKAVEGAGATLADLFADLETRHTGIQARIVDGGELRRFVNVYLNDEDVRFLDGINTKLSDGDNVTILPAVAGGMA, encoded by the coding sequence ATGGCCATCGAGGTCCGCATCCCCACCATCCTCCGCCAGTACACCGACGGTCAGAAGGCGGTGGAGGGGGCCGGTGCCACGCTCGCCGACCTGTTCGCCGACCTCGAGACCCGCCACACGGGCATCCAGGCCCGCATCGTGGACGGCGGTGAGCTGCGCCGCTTCGTCAACGTCTACCTGAACGACGAGGACGTCCGCTTCCTGGACGGCATCAACACCAAGCTGTCCGACGGCGACAACGTGACCATCCTGCCGGCCGTGGCCGGCGGCATGGCCTGA
- a CDS encoding LacI family DNA-binding transcriptional regulator, with the protein MTPQTRRQTRRLPGRRPTLDDVARGSGVSKSTVSRVINGEDKVRAEVVERVREVIDELGYVPNSAARQLVTRRNNAIAVVASQPQNRLFIDPFFDLHLRGIRKELVAHGTQPVLLFLEEPEEYPRVGDFLGGGHVDGALLFSLRADDPLPGMIERLGLPAVFGGRPLVREGERVRECVYVDADNRGGAREAVRHLVSLGREHIATITGPYDQEASAVDRLDGYRDVLLDASPDLVERADYTRQGGADAMAALLDRRPDLDAVFVASDLMASGALQVLRERGRRVPDDVAVVGFDDLAPIAEHTDPPLTTVHQDIEGMGRLMARLLFSRAGETEAGGVTGAAEAGRPLSSVVTPTKLVVRKSA; encoded by the coding sequence TTGACACCACAGACGCGACGACAGACGCGACGACTGCCCGGCCGGCGCCCCACACTCGACGACGTCGCACGCGGCTCGGGTGTCTCGAAGTCCACCGTGTCACGGGTGATCAACGGCGAGGACAAGGTGCGCGCGGAGGTCGTCGAACGCGTCCGGGAAGTGATCGACGAGCTGGGCTACGTACCGAACTCCGCCGCCCGCCAGCTGGTCACCCGCCGCAACAACGCCATCGCCGTCGTCGCGAGCCAACCGCAGAACCGGCTCTTCATCGACCCCTTCTTCGACCTCCACCTACGGGGCATCCGCAAGGAGTTGGTGGCCCACGGCACCCAGCCCGTCCTCCTCTTCCTGGAGGAGCCCGAGGAGTACCCGCGCGTCGGCGACTTCCTGGGCGGCGGCCATGTCGACGGCGCCCTGCTCTTCTCCCTGCGCGCCGACGACCCCCTGCCCGGCATGATCGAACGGCTCGGCCTGCCCGCGGTCTTCGGCGGCCGCCCGCTGGTCCGCGAGGGCGAGCGGGTCCGCGAGTGCGTGTACGTGGACGCCGACAACCGTGGCGGTGCCCGCGAGGCCGTCCGCCATCTGGTCTCCCTCGGCCGCGAGCACATCGCGACGATCACCGGCCCGTACGACCAGGAGGCGTCCGCCGTCGACCGCCTGGACGGCTACCGGGACGTCCTGCTCGACGCCTCGCCCGACCTCGTCGAACGCGCCGACTACACCCGGCAGGGCGGCGCCGACGCCATGGCCGCGCTCCTCGACCGCCGCCCCGACCTGGACGCAGTCTTCGTCGCCTCCGACCTCATGGCCTCCGGGGCGTTGCAGGTCCTGCGCGAGCGCGGCCGCCGGGTGCCGGACGACGTGGCCGTCGTCGGCTTCGACGACCTCGCCCCGATCGCCGAACACACCGACCCACCCCTGACGACCGTGCACCAGGACATCGAGGGGATGGGACGGCTGATGGCACGGCTGCTGTTCAGCCGTGCCGGGGAGACGGAGGCGGGCGGGGTGACCGGGGCGGCCGAGGCGGGGCGACCCCTGTCGTCGGTGGTCACGCCCACGAAACTGGTGGTGCGGAAGTCCGCCTGA
- a CDS encoding DUF2017 domain-containing protein, with protein sequence MPGQFEPLPGGGAAVALDEVEISIIRSLAVQLLELIGPGPAEDAPDDPLAELFAEGPSEPPEDPVLKRLFPDAYSDPEGTPTSEAAEEQRAYSSEFRRFTENDLRAGKRDNALAVVRSLDTLSAVGEGGAVLKLSPDDSRQWLGCLNDLRLAIGSRLDVVDEEDADLLYRLPDEDPRKPMVMAYLWLGGLQESLVATLMP encoded by the coding sequence ATGCCAGGACAATTCGAACCGCTCCCCGGCGGCGGCGCGGCCGTCGCGCTCGACGAGGTCGAGATCTCCATCATCCGCTCACTGGCGGTGCAGCTCCTGGAGCTGATCGGCCCGGGTCCCGCCGAGGACGCCCCCGACGACCCGCTCGCCGAACTCTTCGCCGAGGGCCCCAGTGAGCCCCCCGAGGACCCCGTACTCAAGAGGCTCTTCCCCGACGCCTACAGCGACCCCGAGGGCACGCCGACGTCCGAGGCGGCCGAGGAGCAGCGGGCGTACTCCTCCGAGTTCCGGCGCTTCACCGAGAACGACCTGCGGGCCGGTAAGCGGGACAACGCGCTCGCGGTCGTCCGCTCCCTGGACACGCTGTCCGCGGTGGGTGAGGGCGGCGCCGTGCTGAAGCTCTCGCCGGACGACTCCCGGCAGTGGCTCGGCTGCCTCAACGACCTGCGCCTCGCCATCGGCTCCCGCCTCGACGTCGTCGACGAGGAGGACGCCGACCTTCTCTACCGCCTCCCGGACGAGGACCCGCGCAAGCCGATGGTGATGGCGTACCTGTGGCTGGGCGGACTCCAGGAGTCACTCGTCGCGACGCTGATGCCCTAG